attttttttgtattttatatgtaaaatataaatttctatatttattaaacatttttaatattatgaaaactatttttgtaattatttaacattttaaacatttttaaaactatttttcgtaattattatgtttttgggatttatttaaactatttttaaaaattttaaactattttttctttattaaaactttttttatttaaactgttttttttaattaaaattattagaactaatttttaaatatgtttttttttaatttacaggtctaatgatgatcagatccggcctcgccagcgtcgtagccggggtggtatggggagccagtctcggggttcttccagccatgttcaggattccgtttcgccccacagctcataccatacatctccctctccattactcgctcatgctgctcccgctcccgctgctgcacccgctcctggtcccgctgctgcacccggtcctctgggagtgatgagggttgcggagttggttcgacagcccggtcgtgaccatcttccctatctcactgagtatccacatggacatggtcaaacatggtaatttaaacttttattttttaaactattttttatttaaactatttttttattaataatttttttttattaggttcaaccgatccgggaatgggatcagcgcatggatcaaccgtatgatgtactcggccctcgacagcggacatccgactttcactcacttccctgtcgagaagcagcatctgtggtttcagcagtttgcggtaagtattctaatttttaaattatattttttatattattaaaactattttttttaattattaaactattttttatttattaaaacgacgatttttgtaattattaaactattatatttttgtgcttaaaaactatttttaaactatttcagcaagaattcaactggaatgccGATGATACGCTCATTATCTATCAccattttgtccataaagttatggacaactatgggaagcagatgtacgagtggaagaagaagtgggaagtaaacaaggtagtttttaatttattaataatttttaatttattacactatttttaaaattattaaactttttttttaaattaaaaggtcccaaagtcgatgaacgacacggtctggaaggagttgtgtgcgcattgggataaagaagagacgaaagaaacttcttccaccaactccaacaaccgcaggagcgaccgtaaaggaaagggcatctacaaccataacttgggtgctcaatctattgccactctggcggatcgcatggtaagctcaaccgctttttcttcaattatttaagtttcagaattttatttttttgcattttcaaatttctaatgtttgtctaatttattttttttcaaggcggaagaaaatgaaggccacccagttgatgatctcgcccttatgaaaagggcgtataccaacaagaagaccggccagattgatgatggtcttgtgagggacgtggtcgacctggtccaaactcaggtgtatgacgaagtgtctcagcttcaaaccgatgatgacgattcgacggcctcgaccaacttgtctcgggttcgaatcaacgaaatcgttgaatcggtaagttttttttttttaaaagttcaatttaattatttcttgatttttattttatcatcaatttaaattatctaaacttggttatttatatttcagtcggttccaaagaaaaagggacgtttggtcggtttgggtcgtcgctcccggtcggctgctccttcttctgcaccacatgcgtatgttgatccagaagttcttacggctcagctgaaggacaaggatgatcggatatctgcgttggagactcagatggcagctcaacaggcgggctatgagacccagaagaggctgaacgagcagatgatggagatgatgaagaggatgtacccgaacgagacgttcccgaacattcaagacccgtagttttttttttttccaaaaactctgaatgttttatttaaatttgaatattatctactatgttttattttatgttttattcaattttaattttaaattttaaaaattttaatttttaaaaataaaattaattttaaaaaaaaataaatttttaaaaaaaaaaattttttcaaaattccgagggaatggagttccttggaaaattccgaggaactttctccCCTCGgcaaattccgacgaactttaagttcctcggaattttctgagggaaaaagttcctcggaattttccgagaaactccactccctcggaattttccgagggagtggAGTTTCTCGGAAAAGtccgaggaacatttgttcctcggtattttccgataaacattccgaggaatatttcgtcgaaacttccgaggattggaccatcggaattccctcggtattttccgaggaaacttcCGACGAACTTCGTGTCCTCGGAGtatcctcggaattttgtttcctcggaattccgtcggaaaattccgacggaattccgaggaattatgaatttccgaggagttatttccgaggacttttttcgtcggtatgtcctcggaatagcgttattccgacgacataccgacgattttttccctcagtatcccgatgttttcttgtagtgatttgattttatctttgttttattattttaaatataattttgtaataatcCATGTGTTAAAATCTGATTGGTCATGCGATttgcgctttagtatataagagattaGTAGGTCCAATCTAGAACCTTACACAAAAAAACGACACATGCAAAAGAGCCCCTTTTATATTTGGTTTGGTTGTTTGCAACTTTGCAACTaacaaatacatttttttttctttcaagaaGAAACAGTGTTATTATGATGGAGGCTTAGAGTTAAAGAGACATGATATATAACACATTTAGTCTGATAACAAGTTCCAACCCATTAATAATGCTGTTTCAGTTTCAAACTTTGTTCATAGTTCAAGAACAATTGGACGGCCTATGAtccaagtttttgtttttaacaaacaaagtgGTCTTTGTCGGTGACGAATCTTATACGAAAATGATATTAGAGAAAAAATCTTGTGGAAAAGTGCATGATATAGTAAGCTCTTTATAGAAAAGTTagtagaaagaaagaaagttaaaatgatattttctataaataaacaaagattGTTTGTGTCAGCGACTCAGTGTTGTGATCCAGAAAAATCATGATTGATTTTTTAAGGGAAATTACCCcctatcataaaaaaaaaccacaaattTACTATCTAACCAAAATACTCATTTCTCCTCATTTATCCTCATATATCTCTCTAACCTCTCACTAAAagtctaattattatttttcgaTTATTTGGCAAATAAGCCTTCAATCCTAaatttttcttaacttttatttttttaatcctaaTTTATAGCATTGACAATATACTCATTCATTTCCCTGAAAGAAATATTTTCTAGATTTTTCTagaatttaaagtattttttattatttaatgttGGTAAGTTGTATACTTTATGAAacatattaattgaaaatattttaattagttaaatattatttgttgatagttattaaaaaatatatagtaaagcAAATAATATACGTAactatacatattttttatatttttaatataagtgaATACTCTATAAAATCTTTCTTTCGAGAACGAAGAGAGTATATTATAATGTTTTCGAAGTCCATTGTACTGATTTCATGTTGAAAcacaatatttcaaaaaattggttgttttaaataataaaatggttttctatgtttagataaatttattttttttaaatcgaaaaacctacttttatttattatttgtatttatagttagttaaattattttggaatatatattttaatgatacctttggaagaaaaagaaacatattttttaatctaaGTGCTCTGgataaaaatcaaagaaaaatagTGTGACTAATGATATAgctaatatgatattttttatatgttcacatagtcaaatttttatttataagttcACATAGTCAAATTTGATTAGCCATTTAGcctattgttgttttttttttgtttgttcaaagCCTATGgttgttaaaaaagaaaagaatagcCTAATTTTAGGCTTTGAATGGCGACCTTCATCCCGCCCCGCcccgcagttaacagtaacaaaaatctctacatatactatatatttatacatttttataactattaaaaccacaccgcagttgaaccgcttgtcccgcaccgctcaaaccgcagtCACCATTCGGAGCCTTAGTGTGGTAggcagtgttttgaaacccgatctggacccgcggttgaaccggtaaatccggtgacccagaaaaaatccggtttgggttttgtgaaaaacccaatatttagaaacccgcaaaaacccgcaaaaacccgATAAAACCCGGAATCCGGTACCGGTTGAACTATCGGTcaaaccaataaataacttttactcttttttttggtttttaattttgttttatattctaagttttcaattaagaagttaggtgatgacaaaaaaaaaattatgttttctttttttcagttttatatttatgatttttagattttgatgaaaatttcacTATGTCACCTGAAGAAAATAAAGTGAACGATGGTATagagaaccaaaattagttgatgttatttggtgttagtttatttccgttattgataatttattacaatgatcttttgCTTTTGGCTTATTTTGTATTtgtgatttaatttattatttacattatacatttaaatatttaaatatttattaattttatgttttgatttattttagatgtcataattcttattttgttagagaatattttaaatagtctaaactattttttgatattttgtatgtcaaataaaaacaaatataaaaactaaagttaagtattttctaaatgtttttaaaaataaaatatatacatatccaaactattatttcatgtttaattttttttttaaatactaaattatagtttctatatttttagttacatagcagatatattattatataataaaattaattaatttattaacatgCAGTTCATCCGCGGTCGATCCAGTGACCCAGCAACCCGGTAAGCTATTCGGTTCAGtgttcgggtcgggtttaaaaacattggtggTAGGTGAACCACTCAAATccattcaaatatatatactcTTATGGGAGCTgtatcatattttcaaaattctaaGAGAATCGGGAAATAGTAGTACTCTTCTCTTACTCTTTCTTTCGAGTTTAGTAAATGATAATTAATAGTATGATTGGTCCAGTAAACCGACCCAAGTGAGCCAGTAAACGTATAGTTTTAGTGGTCATACTTCTTTTTAACcgatattttagataattactTTCAACACTTTTTTCTAATCAATCCATTAAcctgaatatatacttaaaaattCCAATTGATATAACACTTCAAATATCTTTCTACAAGGAAGAAACAAGAAATTAATATGCAATTTTAATTCTTTGTCAACACAATCATCAATGATTCAATGCCAATGATTTTAGAATTACGGCTATAACTCCAAGCATTATGGTACAAgatcaaataataatatgatataAAGTACCATCTGCAAATATAGTATCAATTATCAATAATTAAAGTGATATTATATACAATTAGTGTTGGAAACAATATTTTGTTCAGATTTTACACTCGTTTCCTTTTCTTGTGTGGACATGTGGAAGTCGATAATATTAGTTACTAAAATTGGTTCTTTCCATGTTTGTTAAATAACGAAAACATACTCAGCCTACCAGATCGTTCACAGAGAGACACTgcagagaagaagaagcaaacaaacaaaaacaatggcGTCAAGAAGAGTATCTTCAATGCTCTCTCGCTCCTTCATGTCCTCGCCTTCTCTGTTCGCTCTTAGAggtatatatacacacataacCGATGCGATCCATTTTTTGTATGTGATCGTTCTCAGAATCCGATCGGGCACTGTTCATATGTGACATCTTAATGTCTCTACGGCGATCGAGACTCTCTTAAATCAATATGTTTCGTTTTGAAATAGTGCTTAATTGATTCTCCATTTTTCCCTTGATCTAATATGAATGTCAATTGTACCGAATCTCTCGTTTTTGTACCGTTCAGGCAAACACCACAACATGTACAGAGGAGTTTACGGATACAGCAACGTCGCTGCAGCCGAAGACACGATCACTCCGCCTGTGAAAGTAGAGCACACACAGCTCTTAATCGGCGGAAAGTTCGTTGATGCGGCCTCAGGTCCGGTTACcttaattggttttaagttggaagtccaaaaaatttaaatatgttttaaactCGTAAATATATAGTCCTGATTGTTACATTTAAattgaatgatgatgatgatcgttTGCAGGAAAGGCATTCCCCACTTTGGATCCAAGAACTGGAGAAGTGATCGCTCAGGTGGCTGAAGGTGATGTGGAAGACGTGAACCGTGCGGTTTCGGCTGCACGCAAGGCATTTGATGAAGGACCATGGCCTAGAATGACAGCTTATGTAAAACACTAAACTAGTTTCCTTTTGGTGTTTGTAAATATCACAAAACATCTAGTTTAATGACTTATCTAGTTTGATTAATAATTTCTTCAGGAGAGATCAAAGATACTACTTCGTTTCGCTGACTTGGTCGACAAACACAACGACGAGATTGCTGCTATTGAGACTTGGGACAATGGGAAGCCTTTTGAACAGTCTTCCAAGATTGAAGTTCCTATGCTTGCTAGGGTGTTCCGTTACTATGCTGGTGAGTGAAAACCAATGACAAAATCTCTCATGTTTATATTGGTGTGATTTGTATCTGATGAGTTGTTTGGGTTGGTGAGTTTCTCAGGATGGGCAGACAAGATACATGGGATGACGGTTCCAGGAGATGGTTCACACCATGTGCAGACACTCCATGAGCCTATTGGAGTCGCTGGACAGATCATCCCATGGAACTTCCCTCTTCTCATGCTTTCTTGGAAACTTGGACCAGCTTTGGCTTGCGGTAACACCGTTGTCCTCAAGACGGCTGAGCAAACACCTCTCTCTGCTCTTCTTGTTGGAAGACTACTTCACGAGGTAACTATgtactctttgtttttttacttttattgaaATCTTGtacaaatattatcatttacatcttatttaataatatcTATTATGCTTTGACAGGCTGGACTTCCGGAAGGAGTTGTGAATATAGTGTCTGGATTTGGTCCTACAGCTGGTGCAGCCATAGCTAGTCACATGGACATTGACAAGGTTTAAAAGACTAACCTCGAAAACATCTTTGTGTGACCATGAGATCAAAAACATTCAATAGTTTAAAAGATCTGACTTCTATAGAATTTTAGATAAATCCTCTGTACTCTACAGGTTGCTTTCACCGGTTCTACTGATGTGGGAAAGATTATTCTTCAGTTGGCTTCAAAAAGCAACCTTAAGGCAGTGACCCTTGAGCTTGGAGGCAAGTCACCATTCATTGTATGTGAAGATGCTGATGTGGATCAGGCCGTTGAGCTCGCTCATTTCGCTTTGTTCTTCAACCAGGTATCTTCACTCAGAAAAACATCtgtacttgttttttttttttaatcaatttcttCCTGATAAACTCTTTTGGCTAACTCGCAGGGACAATGCTGCTGTGCTGGCTCGCGTACATTTGTACATGAACGTGTGTATGATGAGTTTGTAGAGAAAGCTAAAGCTCGTGCAATCAAACGCGCTGTTGGCGATCCCTTCAAGTCTGGCATTGAGCAAGGTCCTCAGGTATAAGAATCCTTGCATGATGTAGCCATGACCATACTCTTAGTGAAAGACAAAACAGCATTAacttgtttgaaaaaaaaaaaacaggtggACTCAGAGCAATTTAAGAAAATCCTGAAGTTCATTAAACATGGAGTTGAGAGTGGAGCCACCTTACAAGCTGGAGGCGACCGGTTTGGTTCCAAGGGATACTACATTCAACCCACTGTCTTCTCAGACGTCAAAGTAAGTAAAAATGATATTACCCTTTTAAACAACTCAATTACCGTCACAACTTCTTACAAAAACGTATATGGTCCCGAATTGATCTTGGCAGGACGACATGCTCATAGCAACAGACGAGATTTTCGGACCGGTTCAAACCATACTGAAATTCAAGTACAAATCTAATGCTAAACCAAACATCTCACCTATGTTACATATTCCGATAAAACTTTACTGATGGCAATTGATGTTTTCATAGGAATCTAGATGAGGTGATTGCAAGGGCTAACAACTCAAGGTACGGTTTAGCTGCGGGAGTGTTCACACAGAATCTGGACACTGCGAACCGGCTGATGCGAGCGCTGAGGGTTGGTAGCGTTTGGATAAACTGTTTCGATGTGTTTGATGCCACAATTCCATTCGGAGGGTACAAGATGAGTGGGATTGGAAGAGAGAAAGGTATCTACAGTCTCAACAATTACTTGCAAGTCAAGGCTGTTGTTACTGCCATCAAGAATCCGGCTTGGCTctaaaacaaaccaaaccagGTATCTCTCCCTTAATAAGCTGGACTTATTCTTATTTTTTCGAGGTTGGTTAATAAAGGATTTAACACTTATGATGATGATAAATTTATCTTCAGCTCATTTACACATGAAGCTACATACAATGTGTGATTTGTAAAACATTTCTTGAtatattcatcttttttttcttcttgtgacTGATATATGACCATGTCTTTTATCTGTGACATTTGAGAATAAACCACTTTTTATAAGCTTGACTAACAATAATAAAATCCATgaataaatttctatataacaAGTGGAaacaatatgaaaaaatatcagTGTCTGCACTTGTATGATTCAAGGATTCTTCATTTTGATTCTGAGCTTTCTAGTGATTTGTGATGCTTTTGGATGTACCGGTCGTCTTGTGTTATCAGCAGACTGTTCTGCTTCCACCCAGTTTACAACTTGGAGAATCAGAGGCTGTGGAACCTTCTTAACATCTGCATCACCTGTGCCTTTACACTTCTTCATCCCTTTCTCTAGTGCCTTCTCTATAAACTCCATGAACCAGTTTGCAGCTTCGTTCTCTATCTCTTTAGCCAACTTAACTGAGTTTCCTAACCCGGAAGGAGGAGGAGCTGCTGATGGGTTCTTGTTCTCATCGTTTGATCTCAATTTCTTATGGTTTTGCTGCTGCTTCAGGGCAGTGGTTCTTCTCTTTGATGCGGTTTTCTCCTGATCAATAGAGTTGTGCTGGATTTCGTTAAGTATCGAAGACGATCCATCCTCAGATTTGTTCACATTAGCTGCTTCAATGGAAGCTATCTCGGTCATGGTTTCAGATATCTGCTTGTGAAACTCCAAGAACTTCTCAAAGCACGCAGCTGGACAATCAGCTTTTGCTGATTTGCTGATATTGGCTAATGTCCTGTATTTTTCCCAAGAACTTAATCacattttcaaattcaaaaacccATAGAACCATACAATGAAAACAACAAAAGAGAGATTCAGTTGTATACTTGAGATGACGAACAACTGTTTCGGTGACCGTAGCTTCTCTCAATGCCTGAAGAGCCATCTTCTGAGCCGTCTCTCGCTGCTGCATAGCTTCCTGTGCACATAGTATCaccaaaaacattattaaatacAGGTAAAATACAACCACATAGAGTTTGTCACTCTTTGCTGCAACCATTGAATCAACATTAGTGCAAAAGTAAAACTGAATCACCTTACTCAATGTGCTGAGTCTTCCGGTTAGAGTCGAAAACCTCTCTTGTTTTTCCATCTTACTATGCTTTGGAGAAGCCAATTTCGAAGTAGACTTTGGAGCATCTCTTTCATTCTCCACCAAAGCAGCAGCTGCCGTTGCTCGTCTAGTGCGTCCACTCGGAGGCGGTGAGTTGCTTTTCTTTGCCTGCAAAAAGATAACTCCATTGTTAAAACTCTCTTTTTAAGCACAAGCCAAGGAGAGAGAAACTCAAGAACAAAATGCACCACCTACAGAGGATTTAAAAGGACTAAAAAGAGCAGAAGAAACAGAGCTCTTCATCGTCTCTCTATCGCAAACACTTCTACTTCTCGATGGCACAACAACACAGCTCTTCCTCATCACCGAACCAGGACTCTCTCCCCTCAAAACCCCTCCTCCATAAGAACACCTAACACCACCCGGCGACCTCCCCCTCGTCATCACCCTCTGCTTCGCCGGAGTGCACTGATCAAAATCCAAAGACGCAGGCTTTAAGACCAAAACGTCACCGTTCAGATCCCAAGAGCCTCTCCCACGTTCATTCTCACCCTTTCCTCCTCCTCTCGTGCAGCTCATCAACGGTTCAGGAGTCCCGAGCAGAGGATGCCGTCCAGGGATGGGCCTAGCGCCTTGAACGATCGGAACAGGGGTCCCTGGCTCGAGCCTATCGACGTAGATGAACTGGCCGAGCTGCAACTTGTTGCTTAGCACGACGTCGTCTTGGTCAGAAGGAAGGCTGACGTAGATGGAGTGAGAAGAGTCGGTGACTTTTATGAAGAAGCCTTGTTTTGGTAAGAGATTCTTCTCGTCGAGATCGATGGGGACGATGTCTGTGACTTGTAGGAGAGAGCTTCTGTGTTCTCTGGTCGGTTTAACTCCGGTTTTCATACCGTCGATTAGCTTCTGGAGGATTCCGGGTGCTAAAGCCGCCATCGTTGTGGAGATTGAGATGATGAGAAATTCAAGAAATGGCTAGATTTGGTTTGCAGAGAGCCAACGGTAAGTGTACTTTGAAGGAGGAAGGGGAAGATAATAAAAGCaagtttttgaatatataataaaagaaaatattttttttgttggaacgttgtgagcaacgttagtcaaaaaaaaaaacgttgtgAGCAACGGTCGAATTGGTGTGGTAGGTCTG
The nucleotide sequence above comes from Brassica napus cultivar Da-Ae chromosome A9, Da-Ae, whole genome shotgun sequence. Encoded proteins:
- the LOC106367573 gene encoding aldehyde dehydrogenase family 2 member B7, mitochondrial-like — its product is MASRRVSSMLSRSFMSSPSLFALRGKHHNMYRGVYGYSNVAAAEDTITPPVKVEHTQLLIGGKFVDAASGKAFPTLDPRTGEVIAQVAEGDVEDVNRAVSAARKAFDEGPWPRMTAYERSKILLRFADLVDKHNDEIAAIETWDNGKPFEQSSKIEVPMLARVFRYYAGWADKIHGMTVPGDGSHHVQTLHEPIGVAGQIIPWNFPLLMLSWKLGPALACGNTVVLKTAEQTPLSALLVGRLLHEAGLPEGVVNIVSGFGPTAGAAIASHMDIDKVAFTGSTDVGKIILQLASKSNLKAVTLELGGKSPFIVCEDADVDQAVELAHFALFFNQGQCCCAGSRTFVHERVYDEFVEKAKARAIKRAVGDPFKSGIEQGPQVDSEQFKKILKFIKHGVESGATLQAGGDRFGSKGYYIQPTVFSDVKDDMLIATDEIFGPVQTILKFKNLDEVIARANNSRYGLAAGVFTQNLDTANRLMRALRVGSVWINCFDVFDATIPFGGYKMSGIGREKGIYSLNNYLQVKAVVTAIKNPAWL
- the LOC111205212 gene encoding uncharacterized protein LOC111205212 codes for the protein MAALAPGILQKLIDGMKTGVKPTREHRSSLLQVTDIVPIDLDEKNLLPKQGFFIKVTDSSHSIYVSLPSDQDDVVLSNKLQLGQFIYVDRLEPGTPVPIVQGARPIPGRHPLLGTPEPLMSCTRGGGKGENERGRGSWDLNGDVLVLKPASLDFDQCTPAKQRVMTRGRSPGGVRCSYGGGVLRGESPGSVMRKSCVVVPSRSRSVCDRETMKSSVSSALFSPFKSSAKKSNSPPPSGRTRRATAAAALVENERDAPKSTSKLASPKHSKMEKQERFSTLTGRLSTLSKEAMQQRETAQKMALQALREATVTETVVRHLKTLANISKSAKADCPAACFEKFLEFHKQISETMTEIASIEAANVNKSEDGSSSILNEIQHNSIDQEKTASKRRTTALKQQQNHKKLRSNDENKNPSAAPPPSGLGNSVKLAKEIENEAANWFMEFIEKALEKGMKKCKGTGDADVKKVPQPLILQVVNWVEAEQSADNTRRPVHPKASQITRKLRIKMKNP